A stretch of DNA from bacterium:
AGATCCGGCGGTCGGATACTTCATACCATACTTCCATGCCTTTTTTCTGTGAACGGACGATCCCGGCGTTCTTCAGGATCGACAAGTGGTGCGATACGTTCGATTGCTCGGCACCGACATGGGGAATTATCCTGCAGACGCAGCATGGTCCGCCGCGAAGTTTCTCAAGGATCT
This window harbors:
- a CDS encoding metalloregulator ArsR/SmtB family transcription factor, which codes for MKHRRDLQAEIANALAHPLRIKILEKLRGGPCCVCRIIPHVGAEQSNVSHHLSILKNAGIVRSQKKGMEVWYEVSDRRIFKILDLINELLAGQMQQNNELLSELLKTE